The region GCCTGCTCAGGAGTCTCAACCAGAACACATATCTCTGCCTGCGATGCATTTGTTTTTGCAGCTGCCTTGTCAAAAACAAAGAGTTTCTCTTGATCCTGAGCTTCTCGCTCCTTTTGATAGGCAAGGCGTGAAAGCGGAGCAATCTTATACTCACGATCCTGGTACTCCTCCAGAAGCGCAGCCTCAAGCTGCTCACATGCTGCGGCGCGAACCTTGTGAACAGCACTAAAACTCATGCCACACGCGTCATCCATCTGTACGTCAAAACTCACTGCCTCAAATGGAGAGGTCCCCATACGTCCTACGTGCTCAATAAGCTCGTCAGAAGTTACCGCCTTAGTGCGAGCTTCCTCAACCACAAAGCCTTCAGCAGACGCACTTGCCGCTCCATCTGTTGTAGTAAGCACCACGGTAAAAGGCTGGCCGATGCGAGCAATAATAGTCACATCAACAGCTCGTTTGCGAGGATATTCCAGTGAAGAAATCTGCTCAGCTGCCACACGTGCTGCCTCAGAGCGAATAATGCGCACCGTAGAACCAGTCTGCATAACGCGAGAAGTGCGGACGGTGACCTTCTGACCAGGTTCAACATCTGTAGGACAAAGAGCGGTCAGGAACTTGTCAGGCTCATCTAAAGGTCTAATCTCAAGCAGGTCATTCTTGCCAATAGGCGCATGTGCAATAAGGTCAACGTCAGCCTGCTTGTAGCGACGCAGCTTAACGCGGCCACCATTCAAGCCACTCTTGCGCTCAAGAGCATCTTCAAGCGAACGTCCTCCAGTAACCTCACCTACAACCTCGCCGCGGTTATTGGAGCGCTCGTAGCTCATCATCTTGTTGCCGGCGGTGCCGTGCAGATATGCATTAGTCAAGCCGCGGTTAAACGAACGTTTAAGCAAACGATGGCGACGTGCCACATCGGCCTGGTTATCAACGCCTTTCTCGGCAGCATCAATTGCCTGGCGATACGAAGACACAACAGAGTACACGTACTCAGGCGCCTTCATACGACCTTCAATCTTAAGCGAGCCCACGCCCGCCTCAATCATGTCCGGCACGTCATCAATAGTGCAATAATCCTTAGGACACAGCAGCCTATCAATGCCGCCCATCGAGACAACTTCGTGCTTAGAATTGAGCAGCTCATACGGAAGACGACACGGCTGAGCACAAGCTCCGCGGTTAGCAGAACGGTCTCCACGCATGGATGACATATGGCAAATACCCGAATAACAGAAACACAAGGCGCCGTGACCAAAGCACTCTAGTTCAACACCAAGCTTGGAAATAGTAGAAATCTCTTCTTTAGTAAGCTCTCTGGACAGGGTAACGCGTCCTACACCAAGCTTTTTACAGGCAGAAACACCACGCGTATCGTGAATGTTTGCCTGCGTTGATACGTGACATTCAATCTCTGGCCAAGTCTTTCTAACCTGAGCCATAAGACCCCAGTCTTGGATGATAAAAGCATCTGCTCCAAGAATCCATGCACGACGAATCAGGCGCAGTACGCGCTGCATTTCATCCCACTTAACAACAACATTAACAGTGACGTACACGCGAGCGCCAGCCAGATGAGCTTGCCTACAAGCACGTGCAAAAGACTCGTCATCAAAGTTGTCTGCGCCACGGCGCGCGTTAAAGTTGTTACCCAAACCGCAATAAATAGCGTCCGCACCGCCAGCCAAAGCAGCAGCAAACGGTGCAGGTCCTCCCGCTGGTGCGAGAAGTTCCATCTGTGTTGCACGAGGAAGCGGTTGAGATGAAAACTCTAAGTCAGAGGCTTCCTCCGTCCACTCCAGCTCGTTCATGCGATTTAACTCGTGAGCTGTAAATTCTCGCTCACGACGATTACGTTCGTTCATACTACCTAACTTGCCTTCAGAACTTACTACTTCTTAAGTGTAGAAAGTGCTGGATGAATCTTGTCTTTGTCGGAAAGAATAACCTTTGCAGGATCTAAGTTCTTCTCACCAAGAAATGCTGGCCACTCTACACCAAGCTCTGGATCGTTCCACATAATGCCACCCTCGTCACCTGGATGATAGATGTCGTCACACTTGTAACAGAACTCAGCAGTCTCAGAGAGCACCAAGAAACCGTGGGCAAAGCCGCGTGGAACAAAAAACTGTCTGCGGTTCTCAGCGGAAAGGATGACACCCTCCCACTGACCCCAGGTTGGACTTCCCTCTCGCAGATCAACAGCAACGTCAAAAACAGTGC is a window of Lancefieldella parvula DSM 20469 DNA encoding:
- the rfbC gene encoding dTDP-4-dehydrorhamnose 3,5-epimerase; protein product: MEFPKELKNPIQSGNFTFYDTSIEGVKVVDVKLYGDARGGFMETYREENFVAGGIGASFVQDNQSYSVQGVLRGLHFQIEHPQAKLVRVISGTVFDVAVDLREGSPTWGQWEGVILSAENRRQFFVPRGFAHGFLVLSETAEFCYKCDDIYHPGDEGGIMWNDPELGVEWPAFLGEKNLDPAKVILSDKDKIHPALSTLKK
- a CDS encoding U32 family peptidase yields the protein MNERNRREREFTAHELNRMNELEWTEEASDLEFSSQPLPRATQMELLAPAGGPAPFAAALAGGADAIYCGLGNNFNARRGADNFDDESFARACRQAHLAGARVYVTVNVVVKWDEMQRVLRLIRRAWILGADAFIIQDWGLMAQVRKTWPEIECHVSTQANIHDTRGVSACKKLGVGRVTLSRELTKEEISTISKLGVELECFGHGALCFCYSGICHMSSMRGDRSANRGACAQPCRLPYELLNSKHEVVSMGGIDRLLCPKDYCTIDDVPDMIEAGVGSLKIEGRMKAPEYVYSVVSSYRQAIDAAEKGVDNQADVARRHRLLKRSFNRGLTNAYLHGTAGNKMMSYERSNNRGEVVGEVTGGRSLEDALERKSGLNGGRVKLRRYKQADVDLIAHAPIGKNDLLEIRPLDEPDKFLTALCPTDVEPGQKVTVRTSRVMQTGSTVRIIRSEAARVAAEQISSLEYPRKRAVDVTIIARIGQPFTVVLTTTDGAASASAEGFVVEEARTKAVTSDELIEHVGRMGTSPFEAVSFDVQMDDACGMSFSAVHKVRAAACEQLEAALLEEYQDREYKIAPLSRLAYQKEREAQDQEKLFVFDKAAAKTNASQAEICVLVETPEQARVALKAGADRLYATTDVLTDASWPEDLLAKIVPWLDEVCREIDHNRLDPYVVSGKPIAVGNISELALAVERGAVPEVRECIPIHNDYALQALADMDAEGVWLNSELTLQEICHMARNASIPVGYMVSGRIRTMTTEHCILMSTGKCIHDCDACQLRLEEHTLRGIDNDYMPVRTDRHGRSKIWSPKLFDGVPEISEMLSAGVKRFMVDATLLSVEQTREATSRVAAAIEATASSASLPPRLKDASVGHLFSPIG